Below is a genomic region from Henckelia pumila isolate YLH828 chromosome 3, ASM3356847v2, whole genome shotgun sequence.
CGTGGCGAAGATGAAAGAAAGACATCAACGTACGATCTCCTCCCACCATCCGGAGGCTTAGGATCAGGCGTTGGAAAGCCTTCGATGATGGTTGGGTCGAGCTTAGGGTTATGGTCcatctctatatatataataaagaaTACATATAACGATATGAAATTAGTCATGAGATTCATTACCATATAATCAATTATAtaatttcacaattttttttatttgatattaGACAAAAACTTCAATGACACTGAAACGACCCTGACCTCTACTAAATAATAACCAAATAAAATGcgggtttttgaaaattttcggcatgacccatctataaatattaaaacccacctgtcacagacaacaattttaaaatgcaaaacaacaacactaAATAACTAGACCGAGACCGGAGAAAAGATTCGACATTTCAAACATCAAAGCTTAAGAAACTACATATATACATGCCCACCAATAAATCTATAAATCCTTACAATATcatttatccaatcaacaaaatGAAAGACTTAAAGTGCTAAAATAATCTCTTGCGGAAGACTGgcatggtcagagggatgtgtcgtgcctgCATCgtagtccactcgatagtcttgcccctcgatctcaatgaaatactcctcacctgaaaacaatgaGTGTAgcgagtctaaaagactcagcaagaatatgggggggggggggaggagggataacgagtactacgtaaatacaagcacataaaaattaaaaatagctggataattaaatactttgtgcccttaatttgaataaaatgtacttctaaaatgagagaacatgaatataacatatgcatggctaagtcattaataatgaatgaaattgcataaactgtatctgaatctataactgtaactgtgaacttagattcTTGATtatgactctgtgatttcgatcatgatcatggctatagtgcATGTTAAAACCTAATTAGGGGGGGgtggggatttaggttctattgacaactttagcaatttaaagcaattatgcaagtacgcaagcggaagacttaaagcaataaaaaataaatgtggtaaataaatgcgtaaaataaataaagcgacaaatgagataggatatgtttatggaagttcgacgataaatcgtctacgtctcctcTTTTTGGTTAAGattgattaaccaaggatccactaacacttcaacgtcttggccttgatggctccaaggatagccgtacaactcaacacgatcatcGCTAGGGGTGTTCATTATTCGGATATAACCGAAAAAACCGACCGAAATTAAAATTTCGGTTTTTTTGGATCGGTTattcggtttttcggttcgatTTTGGATACAAATTTTGAGTTGTTTGGTTTCCCGGTTCGGTTTcggtttttataaataaaaattcgaAATAACCGAACCAACCGAAATATAGgctatattatattttagtccCTAGGTTATTAGGTTTTCCATATTTCATACATATTCTAAATTATATTTTAGTCCCTGGAAATTAGAATACCTATAATAGAACTGGATCGTCGATTTTCTTTCTCAGTTCTCACGCAACACGCATCTCGCCGCCTCACTTCTTACTCTCTTAAATTTTTTAGACCGCCTCCAATCTCCATCGTCCAGTCTACTGGAGCTTTCATCAAAAAATATTCCAACCGCCAAGCTTTCCTCCTCCTCTTCCGACTGCTCTGTTCGTCGCTGCATCTCTGTTCGTCGATGTATCTCTGTTCATCGCTGTGAATATGCTCGATTGCTCTGTTCATTGTTGCGGTTGTGCTCGGCCACTTGTTATGTTTGTTGCTGGCTTGCTGCGACACTGCGAGGTTCTTCGGTTCGGCACTGCCAGATTTCCCACGATACTGCTGCTCGGTTCTTTGGTTTGATGATTGGCACTCCCTGATTTCACATAGTACTGCCGCTCGTCTGCTCGCTTTTCAACAATTGTTAAGTTAGTTGATTTCTTGCTCGTCTCCTCGCTTATAATTCCTGAGTGAGTGCATTAGCTTTAGCTTTAGCTTTGTCTTGAGTCCTTTGACTGAATTTTTTCATTGGTtctgatttaatatttatattttattttgttaatgaCATTTTTAGATGGATGAAGATGATAGAAAACTTGGTGAAAGTAAAAATTCAAATGATGAGTCACAAATCACATCTTCTACGAAATCTGTCGATGCTTCAAAGAAGAGAAAATCCATAAATCTTAGATCAACTGTGTGGGAACATTTTGAAAGGTATGAAGATTGTGATGGGAATAAAAGAGCAAGATGTCGTTATTGTAGTTCAAACTATGCTGCTGATTCAAACTCCAGTGGAACATCTTCTTTAGGTAATCATATGAGAAAGTGTACACAAAATCCCCATAATGCTGAGACTAAAcaagctaaattagaatttaaaCCAAATTCGAATGATGTGAGTGAAAGTTCACTTAATGTTTGGAGATTTGATCAAGAATCATGTAGAAAAGCATTAGCTCGGATGATAATTGTAGATGAGCAGCCTTTTAGTCTTGTTGAAAGAGAAGGGTTCAAGCACTTTATTAATATATTGCAGCCTCTCTTTCGAATTCCTTCTCGTGCTTCAATAACGAGAGATTGCTTTGAACTTTTcttggaagaaaaaaaaaactgaagtTGTTTTTTAAAGAAACACATCAAAGAGTTTGTCTCACAATAGATACATGGACATCGATACAGAGAATCAATTATATGTGTCTCACATCTTATTTTATTGATAAAGATTGGAAACTACACAAGAAAATCCTAAATTTTGTCCAATCAGTAGTCATAAAGGTGATGATATGACAGTTTCAATTACCAAGTGTTTGATAGATTGGGGTTTGGATAAAGTTTTCACCATTACAGTTGATAATGCTAGTTCAAATGATACAACGGTGAAAGAACTTTCAAAACAATTCAGTAAATGGGGAACTAATTTCTTGGATGGTAGTCATCTTCATGTGAGATGTGTTGCTCATATTATCAATCTTATTGTTCAAGATGGATTGAAAGAGGTTGGTGATTCTGTGAAACGTGTGAGACAAGCAATAAGATTCATCAGACAATCTCCTGCGAGGATAAAAAGATTCAAAGATTGTTGTGAAATTGAAAAAAtagaaattaaaaaatcattgtGTTTGGATGTTCCTACTAGGTGGAATTCGACCTATTTGATGTTGAATACAACACAAGAATTTGAGAATGCATTTGCAAGATATGCTTTTCTTGATCCTGGATTGCTGGATAATCTTCTTAATAATAGTTGTGAAGATGGAAAGGTTGCAGGTGCTTTTACCAATGACGATTGGATGAAAATAAGACACATGGTAAAGTTTCTTGAAACTTTTTATGATCTTACCTTGAGGGTGTCAGGTTCATTATATGTTACTTCAAATGTTCACTTTCAAGAAATTGGTGAAGTTTCTTGCCTTTTGAGAATGTTAGTGGATAGTGATGATATTGATTTGAGTTTTATGGCGGAGAGGATGAAAGCTAAATTTGACAAGTATTGGGGTGCTCCAGAAAAGATGAATAAAATGATTTTCGTTGCTTGTGTGTTAGATCGTCGCTTCAAATTTGAGTATGTTTCATTTGTTCTTTTGAGTATGTATGGAGAAGAAAAAGGGGAGAAAATGAGAGATGATCTAAAGCTCTATGTGATATCTTTATATGATGAGTACCGAAGgaaaacttcaaaagaatctcaCTCTAAGCCACCTGCTTCAGCTAGCAACACATTTGATATGTCAAGTTCCAAAAATACACATAAAAGAACATTAATTCAGCAAGAGTATTTGAGGCATAGAGCCATGAGTGGAACTATGGACTCTAAATCAGAGTTGGACAAATATCTTGATGAAGAAACAAAGCCTGGActtgaaaattttgatatcttGCTTTGGTGGAAAGTTAACTCGCCTAGATTTCTTGTTCTTGCTGAGATGGCTCGTGATGTGCTAGCAATTCCTATTTCTACGGTGGCTTCAGATAGTGCATTTAGCACTAGAGGACGTGTGCTTGATCCATTTAGGAGTTCGTTAACTCCTAAATTGGTGCAAGCACTTCTTTGTGCACAAGATTGGCTTCGTCATGAATCTTTACCTATTACAGTAGAAGAGGACTTGGATAAGCTGGAGAAGTTTGAAAATGGTAAAAAATCTGAaagtacaattttttttatattaatgtgatgagtattttattttttaaattgatttCTTTTTCCAGATATGGCGAGCTTGGGAAGAGATGTTTCTTGCATAACTGATATGTAATTGTGTCTGGTAATCAGGTATGATAAATGAAATTAATTTATATCAAATTTTAGTATTAGTGTCAATAATTTAGGACATATAGGCCTTGATTTATATACTGATTATTTCATTTTTCCATTGAAATAGTTGGCAAATGTGGAGCATGAAGAATGTTCAAACAAGCTCACTGCTCAAGTACAACTTAAAAAACATAATGAATATGTCAATGAAGAATCTATGTACTGttttgtttatttgaaaaatattataagaCCGAGGTGTTGGATGTTTGTTTTTatattgtttgttattttttgtttattcaCTTGTGTTTGTGTATTTAAATTACATGTTATAAAATTCATGTTTATCTTATTTTGTTATGTATTATTAATATCAAACCGATCAAACCGAACCGTATAAACCAGTCCATTATAGtacaaaaaccgaaccgaaccgaagtaGAATGGTTTGACTTCGGATTACATTTTTCATAAACCAAAAAccgaaaaaccgaaccgaaattgGACAAATtcaaaccgaaccgaccgatgaaCACCCCTAATCACCgcaccgatacaactcgaacacttggccttaagggctccaaggatagcctcaacaatcacacaaaacacttggcttcacactcaagtgtttacaacaatagcacaaccaactcacaaacttatttttacaaacactctcaaatatttgaatatatcacacaaacactttgatagagagaagattgcttgcaaaggagagaagagatgaattgggatgtctccaaatgaccttggaaagcctctatttatagttggcaaggatttgaatctgatttgagtgcatgaagcgtgtgttgagaagtcaaggagtagacataaagtgttcggcgccgctgcctgcTTTCACctagcactgagcggattttgtggaaaaatcatatctcacaatctaatcgttggtttgatttgaaatttttcctgaagctttaaaacatcttaatatttattctaaatggtggagatttgatttgatcagttaaaaatttccagtaattttcggaagtcgctTCATAATGTTTTCGCATCTTGTTCTGCGCGAgacatttaaaaaattcatatctcccaatccatccgttggatggATCTGAAATTTAGACGAAAGTTGTATAACATCCAAAACGTAAATCTGattggtgaagatttgattgtaaTGTCTGAATCATTCCCAGTGATTTTCTGAAAttgaatcttcatggtttcgttccttgcagGATTAGGTACTGTTCAgcatatttgaaaaaatcatcCTCTCAATGTAGCCGTTGGATTACTCTCAAATTtagaaagaagttttaaaacatCCTCATCTAAATTATTagtggtggagatcggatttagtgtcatagaaaatttccagtaattttcggaagttgctgcttcatactttggcttcttcttgtccttTTCTTCATATCCTCATAATAATGTTTCATGgcatccacataacattgtttccattatatgagcaatatgagacttcataaatacattgatatcttcaaaataacttccaataatttatttgtcagtAAATCTAATCTgaaaaatctcactttaaattgttagtaacaattaaccgagttttgtaatcatcaaaacataatagtATGAGACTTGTAatgaattaaaaacattaatctcacaacacgagatttgtatgcatttAAGACGTAACAATCTTctcctttttgatgatcacaaaacatggttaaataggagaaataaatgtacaatattaaataaacaatttaaatttgcacaataaagTAAAACTATGCAAAAACTCCCCCTCAATTAACTAGTTAGTTAAAAAcaatttgtttatcaaatagccaattttattcttcatgcatttaacTATACTAAATCTCCCCCTTAGTTAACGTATTTAACAAAACTAATTCTCcaccctttttgtgataatcaaaaagactggaaaagtaaatgcaaaaacatgagaattgaaatatgatttctaaaatgcaacacataaatttcacataaataacaaaatatgagcgtataatattgaataaatataattaatttgtattatccaacattaaattgctcgaatttaatattaagctcccccttaatatgacattatctttagaatatgtcaacaagtgattacaactcaatcatgccaagttcaccacgcaaacgaataaaaatattttcatctagtggtgttgtaaaaatatcggcaatttaatttttagtgtcaacatattgaagttcaacttcatttcgttcgatgtgatcatgaataaaatgatgatgaatgtcaatatgtttggtgcgcgaatgttgaatcggattctttgtaagacatatggcgctagtgttgtcacataaaatagggatttttgaaaaagatacaccatagtcaagcaattgatgcttcatccaaagaatttgcgcataacaactaccggcagccatatatttgGCTTCGgccgttgacaacgcaacacaattttgtttctttgaaaaccaagaaactaaacaatttcctagaaagaaacaagttccactagtgcttttcctgtccaccttatatccatcAAAGTCGGCAttacagtaagcttttaaatcgaagaaagaatttttcgaatatcacaagccgagatttggagtatttgaaagatatttaaaaatgtgttttaaggcgaacaaatgtgatttctttggacatgattgaaatcgtgcacacaagaaaacactaaacataatgtccggtctactagcagtaa
It encodes:
- the LOC140889835 gene encoding zinc finger BED domain-containing protein RICESLEEPER 2-like; translated protein: MTVSITKCLIDWGLDKVFTITVDNASSNDTTVKELSKQFSKWGTNFLDGSHLHVRCVAHIINLIVQDGLKEVGDSVKRVRQAIRFIRQSPARIKRFKDCCEIEKIEIKKSLCLDVPTRWNSTYLMLNTTQEFENAFARYAFLDPGLLDNLLNNSCEDGKVAGAFTNDDWMKIRHMVKFLETFYDLTLRVSGSLYVTSNVHFQEIGEVSCLLRMLVDSDDIDLSFMAERMKAKFDKYWGAPEKMNKMIFVACVLDRRFKFEYVSFVLLSMYGEEKGEKMRDDLKLYVISLYDEYRRKTSKESHSKPPASASNTFDMSSSKNTHKRTLIQQEYLRHRAMSGTMDSKSELDKYLDEETKPGLENFDILLWWKVNSPRFLVLAEMARDVLAIPISTVASDSAFSTRGRVLDPFRSSLTPKLVQALLCAQDWLRHESLPITVEEDLDKLEKFENDMASLGRDVSCITDM
- the LOC140889834 gene encoding zinc finger BED domain-containing protein RICESLEEPER 4-like, with translation MDEDDRKLGESKNSNDESQITSSTKSVDASKKRKSINLRSTVWEHFERYEDCDGNKRARCRYCSSNYAADSNSSGTSSLGNHMRKCTQNPHNAETKQAKLEFKPNSNDVSESSLNVWRFDQESCRKALARMIIVDEQPFSLVEREGFKHFINILQPLFRIPSRASITRDCFELFLEEKKN